A region from the Riemerella anatipestifer genome encodes:
- a CDS encoding ABC-F family ATP-binding cassette domain-containing protein — translation MLTVSNLSLQFGKRVLFDEVNIKFTKGNCYGIIGANGAGKSTFLKILSGKQDPTTGNVSLEPGKRMSVLEQDHFAYDQYTVLETVLRGNKKLFEIKEEMDALYAKPDFSDEDGIKAGELGVIYDEMGGWNAEADAQTMLSNVGIKEDMHYQMMSELENKDKVRVLLAQALFGSPDVLILDEPTNDLDIDTISWLEDFLADYENTVIVVSHDRHFLDAVCTHIGDLDYSKLNLYTGNYSFWYQASQLATKQRQQANKKAEEKKKELQEFIARFSSNVAKAKQATARKKMLDKLNIEDIKPTSRRYPAIIFEQEREAGDQILEIKDLEKTKDGELLFSGIDLNLKKGDKVAVLSKNSLAITEFFQIISGNSEADKGSYQWGVTTSQSYMPLDNTEFFQEDINLVDWLRQFTKNDEERHEEYMRGFLGKMLFSGDEALKSCKVLSGGEKMRCMFSRMMLQRANILLLDEPTNHLDLESITTLNNSLVAFKGTLLLASHDHEMLETVCNRIIELTPKGIIDRHMTYDEYLQDKKVKELRQQMYS, via the coding sequence ATGTTAACAGTATCAAATCTATCTTTACAATTCGGGAAAAGAGTTCTTTTCGACGAGGTTAATATAAAATTCACTAAAGGAAATTGCTACGGTATCATCGGTGCTAATGGTGCCGGAAAATCTACTTTCCTAAAAATACTTAGCGGTAAACAAGACCCTACTACAGGTAATGTGTCTTTAGAACCAGGCAAGAGAATGTCGGTGCTAGAGCAAGATCACTTCGCATACGACCAATACACAGTGCTAGAAACCGTTTTAAGAGGTAATAAAAAACTCTTTGAAATCAAAGAGGAAATGGACGCTCTATATGCTAAACCTGACTTTTCTGATGAAGACGGTATAAAAGCTGGGGAACTAGGTGTTATTTATGATGAGATGGGTGGTTGGAATGCTGAAGCTGACGCCCAAACTATGCTTTCTAATGTTGGTATCAAAGAGGATATGCACTACCAAATGATGAGTGAGTTAGAAAACAAAGATAAAGTAAGAGTATTACTTGCTCAAGCTCTATTCGGTAGTCCTGATGTACTCATATTAGACGAGCCTACTAACGACTTAGATATTGATACTATATCTTGGCTAGAAGATTTCCTTGCTGATTATGAAAACACGGTCATCGTAGTATCTCACGACAGACACTTCCTAGATGCTGTTTGTACTCACATTGGAGATTTAGACTATTCTAAACTTAATCTTTATACAGGTAACTATTCATTTTGGTATCAAGCCTCTCAATTAGCTACGAAACAAAGACAACAAGCTAATAAAAAAGCAGAGGAAAAGAAAAAAGAACTTCAGGAATTTATTGCTAGATTCTCTTCCAATGTAGCTAAAGCAAAACAAGCTACCGCTAGAAAGAAAATGCTAGACAAACTTAACATTGAAGATATAAAACCTACTTCCAGAAGATACCCTGCCATTATTTTTGAACAAGAAAGAGAAGCAGGAGACCAAATTCTAGAAATTAAGGATTTAGAAAAAACCAAAGACGGAGAGTTACTATTCTCAGGGATAGACCTCAACTTAAAAAAAGGAGATAAGGTAGCGGTCTTATCTAAAAACTCTCTAGCTATTACTGAATTTTTCCAAATTATTTCTGGAAACTCTGAAGCGGATAAAGGTTCTTATCAATGGGGCGTAACCACTTCACAGTCCTATATGCCTTTGGATAATACTGAGTTTTTCCAAGAAGACATCAACCTAGTGGATTGGCTAAGACAGTTTACCAAAAACGACGAAGAAAGACACGAAGAATATATGAGAGGCTTCTTAGGAAAAATGCTTTTCTCTGGAGACGAGGCTCTTAAATCTTGTAAAGTTCTTTCTGGAGGAGAAAAGATGCGTTGTATGTTCAGTAGAATGATGCTTCAAAGAGCTAACATTTTACTATTAGACGAACCGACCAACCACTTAGACCTAGAGAGTATTACTACACTTAACAACTCTTTGGTAGCGTTTAAAGGAACATTACTTTTAGCATCTCATGACCACGAAATGCTAGAGACTGTTTGTAACCGCATCATAGAATTGACTCCTAAAGGTATTATCGATAGGCACATGACTTATGATGAATATCTTCAGGATAAAAAAGTAAAAGAACTAAGACAACAGATGTACTCTTAA
- a CDS encoding RNA methyltransferase translates to MTKKLKLEELGRIDIETFKKTSKTPLVVVLDNIRSMHNVGALFRTADAFLIEKIVLCGITPQPPHREIHKAALGATESVDWIYQKDISEAIKELKTQGYNIIGVEQTTDSISLSDFEINPNQKYALVLGNEVEGLSDEALPLYDNFIEIPQLGTKHSLNVSVCGGIVIWSFFKALV, encoded by the coding sequence ATGACAAAAAAATTAAAACTAGAAGAACTAGGCAGAATTGATATAGAAACTTTTAAAAAAACTTCTAAAACACCTCTCGTGGTTGTTTTAGACAATATTAGAAGTATGCACAATGTTGGTGCTTTATTTAGAACTGCCGATGCGTTCTTAATAGAAAAAATCGTACTCTGTGGCATCACACCACAACCACCTCACAGAGAAATACACAAAGCCGCATTGGGTGCTACCGAAAGTGTAGATTGGATTTATCAAAAAGACATCTCAGAAGCTATAAAAGAACTAAAAACACAAGGTTATAACATCATTGGGGTAGAACAAACCACAGATAGTATCTCTCTATCCGATTTTGAAATAAATCCTAACCAAAAGTACGCTTTAGTCTTAGGAAACGAGGTTGAAGGTCTATCTGACGAAGCCCTTCCTTTATACGATAACTTTATAGAAATACCACAGCTCGGCACCAAACATTCGCTTAATGTAAGTGTTTGTGGAGGTATCGTAATATGGTCTTTTTTTAAAGCCTTAGTATAA
- a CDS encoding translocation/assembly module TamB domain-containing protein, whose amino-acid sequence MKNSIKNTLRIGAIILGSVVIILSILVLSLNIPVVQNFVKDRVVSYVETKIKTPISLKRVYISFPNKLGLEELYLEEKNKDTLVHINKLDVGLDIFQLLQNKADFTSIELDGLRANVKRDEQGRFNFDYILDAFASNKDEEKQDSKPFILSLNKIKLQRVNVNFNDFQQGNHLKIEFNNFETKVKDFNLEENIYALNGLTADDLKLKLKQEILKEAIKETAKTIDSLSAKKPMQIKLDFLRFTNFDVDYADNTTQSYFKVLFKELSGDFNNIDLPENKYDIDQIKLLGAKINVDLKSSSQNKSLQDELPENPAKVKSKTPNVKLNLFALDDVMLSYNDNSKKHQQGFDANHLNFKKLNVNIRDFRMLNEELTGSVKKVELYEKSGLAVKNFKTDFAYKKNIAYLKNLLLETNNSILRDEAVITYNSPQQLSSNIGSAGLAINLRNSKIGFSDLYLFAPDLKKNEILKQYPKSVLNIDANLRGKVNDLNINTLHISGLGSTILDISGQIKNVTNLNLLNYNIAINELKTTQKDIQNLAPRNSIPSNIELPQTISLKGTARGSTSSVLSHLKINTSLGDLRLDAYANLKPKNGEKYTILAEAEKLVLGKLLRNKDLGIFSGEIKANGVGFNPKTSQTSINGNIKKFDFKGYRYTGVNLKGSLMTGRLTAHIMSKDPNANLDLKLAGNLNKTSNIKLNGNIELLNPYKLNLYKEPLAISGKIDSDFSNINPDFLNGYILLENFKITHKDQTLPLQEIKLEALSNPNENKVNLKSQVVDASIQGKYKLTQISDVFLKTLNNYYEFSPASKYKKNLEPNQHFTLNAKVKDDNLLRIFVPDLKYFDGGDITGAFDSNQQKIEFQADFPVVEYAEYKLSGLSLNINNSQEELRYRLGLTEVTNENLALHQLDLNGTINNNNIGINFSTKDSKGTEQYALAGIFRNEKNINKFSFIPQGLMLNYDKWQVEEQNVIGFGKEGIFADNFNLTKGNSSISLQSQEQKLGSPLNISISNFKVEDITEMVKKDSLIASGSVNGNALVSTFKPNLKVDADLNISNLKLKGNRVGNLDIKANTKVIDLIDTKIALTGEGNDVQLEGNYHLKKGDLGFILNLNNLSTKTLEAFALGNIKNGEGYFSGKLNINGTAQKPQIRGGIKFNNVGLEIAKTGTVFKNIEDEIRFSGQNIVFEQFKLRDTENNNLLINGDIQTEYFKKYAFNLDVNAKDFKLVNSEKDNDKMMYGVLSLDTNLRIRGNLDLPKVDGTLSVTDATDFTFILPQSTPTKQDREGIVEFVDKAKFGLAKNEAADTLSSKNQLKGMDISVNIDIDKNAKMSLVIDKANGDFVKLQGQAQLTGGVSPSGRTTLVGVYEVHSGAYEMSVNMLRRKFEIKKGSTITWNGEPTEADMNITAIYTTETAPLDLVQQQLAGLSPRELNQYKQRIPFNTHLIMKGELMKPEISFDITTEDKNAAVSSTVILNTEQRLAQLRQETSELNKQVFALLLLNRFIGENPFETSSGISAESMAKQSVSRILSQSLNDLAGDLIAGVELNFDLESSDDYSTGERTSRTDLNVALSKKLLNDRLKVSLGSNFGLEGATRPGEQASNIAGDIMVDYMLSKDGRYLLRTYRKNQYQVALQGQVIETGLGFVITLDYNDLREILKKKKNKKQ is encoded by the coding sequence TTGAAAAATAGTATAAAAAACACACTTAGAATAGGAGCTATTATTTTAGGAAGCGTTGTTATAATATTAAGTATACTAGTACTTAGCCTTAATATTCCTGTCGTTCAGAACTTCGTTAAAGACCGTGTTGTAAGTTATGTTGAAACTAAAATAAAAACTCCTATAAGTCTAAAAAGAGTTTACATTAGCTTCCCTAATAAGTTAGGACTAGAAGAACTTTATTTAGAAGAAAAAAATAAGGATACACTAGTACATATCAACAAGTTAGATGTTGGTTTAGATATTTTTCAGCTTTTGCAAAACAAAGCAGACTTCACATCTATTGAATTAGATGGACTTAGAGCCAATGTAAAAAGAGACGAACAAGGGCGTTTTAATTTCGATTATATACTGGACGCTTTCGCTAGCAACAAAGACGAAGAAAAACAAGATTCTAAGCCTTTCATTCTATCTCTAAATAAAATAAAATTACAACGCGTTAATGTCAATTTTAATGATTTTCAGCAAGGAAACCATCTGAAAATAGAATTCAATAATTTCGAAACAAAAGTTAAAGACTTTAATCTTGAAGAAAATATTTATGCCCTCAATGGGCTTACTGCTGATGATCTCAAACTAAAATTAAAACAAGAGATATTAAAGGAAGCTATAAAAGAAACTGCAAAAACAATAGATAGTCTTTCAGCCAAAAAACCGATGCAGATAAAACTAGATTTTCTGCGTTTTACCAATTTTGATGTAGACTATGCAGACAATACTACTCAATCTTATTTCAAGGTTTTATTTAAAGAACTATCTGGGGATTTTAATAATATAGATTTACCTGAAAATAAATATGATATAGACCAAATTAAACTTCTAGGTGCCAAAATAAATGTGGATCTCAAAAGTTCCTCTCAAAACAAATCTTTACAAGATGAGCTTCCAGAAAACCCTGCAAAAGTCAAGAGTAAAACTCCCAATGTAAAACTTAATTTGTTCGCTTTAGATGATGTAATGTTATCCTATAATGATAATTCAAAAAAGCATCAACAAGGATTTGATGCTAATCATTTAAACTTCAAAAAACTCAATGTAAATATTAGAGATTTTAGAATGTTGAATGAAGAGCTGACTGGTTCCGTAAAAAAAGTAGAACTTTACGAAAAGAGCGGACTTGCAGTAAAGAATTTCAAAACCGACTTCGCGTACAAGAAAAATATAGCATACCTTAAAAATCTGCTTTTGGAAACCAACAACAGTATTCTTAGAGACGAAGCTGTAATTACCTATAATTCTCCGCAACAACTGTCTAGTAACATAGGCTCTGCTGGGCTAGCCATTAACCTTAGAAACTCTAAAATAGGCTTCAGTGATTTGTATTTATTTGCTCCTGATTTAAAGAAAAATGAGATACTTAAACAATATCCCAAATCAGTGCTAAACATAGATGCTAACTTAAGAGGTAAAGTAAATGATTTAAATATAAACACATTACACATTAGTGGTTTAGGTAGTACAATATTGGATATTTCGGGACAAATAAAAAATGTAACTAATCTTAATTTACTAAATTACAATATCGCCATTAACGAGTTAAAGACAACCCAAAAAGATATACAAAACTTAGCTCCTAGAAATAGTATCCCCTCAAACATTGAACTACCTCAAACTATTTCTTTAAAAGGCACTGCTAGAGGCAGTACTTCCTCTGTTTTATCCCACCTGAAGATAAATACCAGCTTAGGAGACCTTAGACTAGATGCCTATGCTAACCTTAAACCCAAAAATGGAGAAAAATACACCATCTTAGCAGAAGCGGAAAAACTCGTTCTAGGAAAATTATTAAGGAATAAAGATTTAGGAATATTTTCAGGAGAAATAAAAGCAAATGGAGTAGGGTTTAACCCTAAAACGTCCCAAACATCAATCAACGGAAATATTAAAAAATTTGACTTTAAAGGCTATCGCTATACAGGTGTTAATCTCAAAGGGAGTCTAATGACAGGGAGATTAACTGCTCATATTATGTCTAAAGACCCTAATGCTAATTTAGATCTTAAGCTAGCAGGCAACCTCAACAAAACTTCGAATATAAAACTCAACGGAAATATTGAATTGCTAAATCCATATAAGCTAAATTTATATAAAGAACCGCTAGCCATATCAGGTAAAATAGATAGTGATTTTAGTAATATTAACCCAGATTTTCTCAACGGCTATATTCTTTTAGAGAATTTTAAAATCACACACAAAGACCAAACTTTACCTTTACAAGAAATTAAACTTGAAGCATTATCTAACCCTAATGAAAACAAAGTAAATTTAAAATCTCAAGTTGTAGATGCCTCTATACAAGGCAAATATAAACTTACCCAAATTTCTGATGTTTTCCTAAAAACACTTAATAATTACTATGAATTTAGCCCTGCCTCTAAGTACAAAAAGAACTTAGAACCTAACCAGCACTTCACGTTGAATGCTAAAGTAAAAGATGACAATCTTCTAAGAATATTTGTACCTGATTTAAAATATTTTGATGGAGGAGATATAACAGGTGCTTTTGATTCAAATCAACAAAAGATAGAGTTTCAGGCGGATTTCCCAGTAGTAGAATATGCAGAATATAAACTTAGTGGGCTATCACTTAACATAAACAACAGTCAAGAAGAACTAAGATATAGACTCGGTCTAACAGAGGTAACTAATGAAAATTTAGCCTTACATCAACTCGATTTGAATGGAACCATTAACAATAATAATATCGGAATTAACTTTAGCACTAAAGACTCCAAAGGGACAGAGCAATATGCGTTAGCTGGTATATTTAGAAATGAAAAAAACATCAATAAATTTAGTTTTATTCCGCAAGGTTTAATGCTCAACTATGATAAATGGCAGGTAGAAGAGCAAAATGTTATCGGCTTTGGAAAGGAAGGTATATTTGCTGATAACTTTAATCTTACCAAAGGAAACTCTTCCATTTCGTTGCAAAGCCAAGAACAAAAATTAGGTAGCCCATTAAATATCTCCATCTCTAATTTTAAAGTAGAAGATATTACAGAGATGGTAAAAAAAGACAGTCTTATTGCTAGTGGCTCTGTTAATGGTAATGCATTAGTCTCTACTTTTAAGCCCAATTTAAAGGTAGATGCAGACCTAAATATATCTAACCTAAAGCTAAAAGGAAACAGAGTAGGAAATCTAGATATAAAAGCCAATACCAAAGTGATTGACTTAATTGATACCAAAATTGCTCTTACAGGAGAAGGCAATGATGTACAATTAGAAGGTAACTATCACCTCAAAAAAGGGGACTTAGGATTTATTTTAAACCTTAATAATCTTTCCACTAAAACTTTAGAGGCGTTTGCCTTAGGTAATATAAAAAATGGAGAGGGCTATTTTAGTGGAAAACTAAACATCAATGGTACGGCTCAAAAACCTCAAATAAGAGGTGGGATAAAATTCAATAATGTAGGGCTAGAGATTGCTAAAACAGGAACTGTTTTTAAAAATATTGAAGATGAAATAAGGTTTTCAGGACAAAATATTGTTTTTGAACAATTTAAATTGCGTGATACAGAAAATAACAATTTACTCATAAACGGAGATATACAAACCGAATATTTCAAGAAATATGCTTTCAATCTTGATGTTAATGCCAAAGATTTTAAGCTAGTAAATTCTGAAAAAGATAATGATAAAATGATGTACGGTGTACTCTCTCTAGATACCAATCTAAGGATAAGAGGTAATTTGGATTTGCCAAAAGTGGACGGGACATTATCTGTAACCGATGCCACAGATTTTACCTTTATACTCCCTCAAAGTACTCCTACGAAACAAGATAGAGAAGGTATTGTTGAATTTGTAGACAAAGCTAAATTTGGATTGGCTAAAAATGAGGCAGCAGACACTTTAAGCTCCAAAAATCAACTTAAAGGTATGGATATCTCGGTTAATATAGATATAGATAAAAATGCGAAAATGTCTCTAGTTATAGATAAAGCCAATGGCGATTTTGTAAAACTACAGGGGCAAGCACAGCTCACAGGAGGTGTATCTCCTTCCGGAAGAACCACTCTCGTAGGTGTCTATGAGGTACATTCTGGAGCCTATGAGATGTCCGTGAATATGCTCAGAAGAAAATTTGAAATAAAAAAAGGAAGTACCATTACATGGAACGGAGAACCTACTGAAGCCGATATGAATATAACTGCAATTTATACCACAGAAACGGCTCCTCTAGATTTGGTACAGCAACAGTTGGCAGGACTTAGCCCAAGAGAGCTTAATCAGTATAAACAACGTATTCCTTTTAATACCCACCTCATTATGAAAGGTGAACTCATGAAGCCCGAAATCTCTTTTGACATTACAACAGAGGATAAGAACGCCGCAGTAAGTTCTACCGTAATATTAAATACAGAGCAAAGACTAGCTCAGCTTCGTCAAGAAACTTCAGAGTTAAACAAACAGGTCTTTGCCCTTCTACTCCTCAATCGTTTTATTGGAGAAAACCCTTTTGAAACGAGTTCAGGAATATCCGCTGAATCAATGGCAAAACAAAGTGTTAGTAGAATTTTAAGCCAAAGTTTAAACGATTTAGCTGGAGATTTAATTGCTGGTGTAGAACTTAATTTTGATCTAGAATCGTCAGATGATTATTCTACTGGAGAAAGAACCTCAAGAACAGACCTAAATGTAGCTTTGAGTAAAAAATTACTTAATGATAGGCTCAAGGTATCTTTAGGTAGTAATTTTGGATTAGAAGGAGCTACTAGACCTGGAGAACAAGCCTCTAATATAGCAGGAGATATTATGGTAGATTATATGCTTTCTAAAGACGGTAGATATCTTCTAAGAACTTACAGAAAAAACCAATATCAAGTAGCTCTACAAGGGCAAGTTATAGAAACAGGATTAGGCTTTGTAATCACTCTGGATTACAACGACCTTAGAGAAATTTTAAAAAAGAAAAAGAATAAAAAACAATAG
- a CDS encoding DUF885 domain-containing protein, with protein sequence MNTTKFFSKFIILSSVILTLFSCKKGDTPFVVNTTPKTSLDSIAEEYYEGYLQFHPLEATAQGDPRYNDKLPSLEKTKITEEIAFYSDMIKKLEAVDYEALPDDKKTVFNVLDYLLKDLVEGYAYHPEYIPFTQFSGLPLDFPLLGSGSGNQPFKTVEDYDNWLKRMQEFPKWMEIAQENFKLGIKNNIVLPKSLVVKMIPQMRAEEIISKDSNKNIFYKPLKNFPISFSNAERNRITKNYQEVIISKIIPAYQKMGDFLEQEYLPKARTTDGYNTLPKGKEIYNYHVKRWTTTNQTPEEIHNTGLKEVARIRGEMEKVKEELKFNGTLEDFLIHLKSDPKAMPYQTSQEILDGFNAILSKIEPKLKTMFNNVPKTGFEIRQTEKFREASASAEYQPGTPDGKRNGIFYIPIPNPKAFNVTSGMESLFLHEAIPGHHYQIALQQENLNLPKFMRFGWIGAYGEGWALYCEALGKELGLYTNPYQKMGALSDEMMRAIRLVIDTGLHTGKLNREEAIKYFLSNVAYDEAGATAEVERYMSMPGQALSYKTGALKIQALRAKYEKDLGTKFNLAKFHDELLNQGCLPLQVLERKMEVWAKNQK encoded by the coding sequence ATGAATACCACAAAGTTTTTTTCAAAGTTTATCATATTATCCTCCGTTATACTAACTTTATTTTCATGTAAAAAAGGAGATACACCTTTTGTTGTAAATACCACACCTAAAACCAGCTTAGACAGCATAGCGGAGGAATACTATGAAGGTTACCTTCAGTTTCATCCATTAGAAGCCACCGCACAAGGCGACCCAAGATACAACGATAAATTACCTAGCTTGGAAAAAACTAAAATTACGGAAGAGATTGCTTTCTACAGTGATATGATTAAAAAGCTAGAAGCCGTAGATTATGAAGCTCTTCCTGATGATAAAAAAACAGTTTTTAATGTACTAGATTATTTATTAAAAGATTTAGTAGAAGGCTATGCCTATCATCCAGAATATATACCGTTTACACAATTTTCGGGACTTCCGTTAGACTTTCCTCTTTTGGGAAGTGGGAGCGGAAATCAGCCATTCAAAACGGTAGAAGACTATGATAACTGGCTAAAAAGAATGCAAGAATTTCCTAAATGGATGGAGATAGCTCAAGAGAATTTCAAACTAGGTATCAAAAATAATATTGTTTTACCAAAAAGTCTAGTGGTAAAGATGATTCCTCAAATGAGAGCAGAAGAAATTATATCTAAAGATTCCAACAAAAACATATTTTATAAGCCTCTTAAAAATTTCCCCATTAGCTTTAGTAATGCAGAGAGAAATCGTATTACTAAAAACTATCAGGAGGTAATTATATCCAAAATCATTCCTGCTTATCAGAAAATGGGCGATTTTCTTGAGCAAGAATATTTACCAAAAGCAAGAACTACAGACGGCTACAATACTCTACCAAAAGGTAAGGAAATCTACAATTATCATGTAAAACGCTGGACAACTACCAACCAAACACCAGAAGAAATACATAATACCGGATTAAAAGAAGTTGCTAGAATAAGAGGCGAAATGGAAAAAGTAAAAGAAGAACTGAAGTTCAATGGAACCTTAGAGGATTTTTTGATTCATTTAAAATCTGACCCTAAGGCAATGCCTTACCAAACGTCTCAAGAAATTTTAGATGGGTTTAATGCTATCTTATCAAAGATTGAGCCTAAGCTAAAAACGATGTTTAATAATGTTCCGAAGACAGGTTTTGAAATTAGACAAACCGAAAAATTTAGAGAGGCATCTGCTAGTGCAGAATATCAACCTGGAACTCCAGACGGAAAAAGAAACGGTATTTTCTACATTCCCATTCCGAATCCTAAAGCCTTTAATGTAACTTCTGGTATGGAGTCTCTTTTCCTTCACGAAGCTATTCCTGGGCATCATTATCAAATTGCTTTACAACAAGAGAATCTTAATTTACCAAAATTTATGCGTTTTGGTTGGATAGGTGCTTATGGCGAAGGTTGGGCGCTCTATTGTGAGGCTTTAGGAAAAGAATTGGGACTTTATACTAACCCTTATCAAAAAATGGGAGCTTTAAGTGATGAAATGATGAGAGCTATTAGGCTCGTTATAGACACTGGATTGCATACTGGAAAACTCAATAGAGAAGAGGCTATAAAATATTTTCTAAGTAATGTAGCATACGATGAAGCTGGTGCTACAGCGGAGGTAGAACGTTATATGTCTATGCCAGGACAAGCTCTAAGCTATAAGACTGGAGCATTAAAGATACAAGCACTAAGAGCTAAATATGAAAAAGATTTAGGCACTAAATTCAACTTAGCGAAATTCCATGATGAGCTCTTAAATCAAGGTTGTCTTCCTCTACAAGTTCTTGAAAGAAAAATGGAAGTCTGGGCAAAAAACCAAAAATAG
- the smpB gene encoding SsrA-binding protein SmpB: protein MKIQRTVSISNKRARFEYEILEQIEAGIVLTGTEIKALRSSKASITESFCQFIEGELYIINMTIDEYKLGTFYNHKIKRERKLLLHKRELDKWSKKMKDIGNTIVPLKVYINDRGKAKVLIALARGKKLYDKREAIKERETKVKLNRVFKKK, encoded by the coding sequence ATGAAGATTCAGAGGACAGTCAGTATTTCCAATAAGAGAGCTCGTTTTGAGTACGAAATTTTAGAACAGATTGAAGCAGGAATTGTTTTAACAGGTACGGAGATTAAGGCCTTGAGGTCTTCTAAGGCATCTATCACAGAAAGTTTTTGTCAATTTATAGAAGGAGAACTCTATATTATCAATATGACAATAGATGAATACAAATTAGGGACTTTCTATAATCATAAAATAAAGCGAGAACGAAAGTTGCTTCTTCATAAAAGAGAGCTGGATAAGTGGAGTAAGAAGATGAAAGATATAGGGAATACCATAGTGCCATTGAAGGTTTATATCAATGATAGAGGTAAAGCTAAAGTTTTGATTGCATTAGCAAGAGGTAAAAAACTTTACGATAAAAGAGAAGCGATTAAGGAGAGAGAGACAAAAGTTAAATTGAATCGTGTATTCAAAAAAAAATAA